In Rhodanobacter humi, the following are encoded in one genomic region:
- a CDS encoding TrmH family RNA methyltransferase translates to MSNTQLDHHAHRPATGKHPLCMLAHNVRRPANVGSLFRLADALGVEKLLLAGTTCTPPHPKLHTAARHTEQHVPWEYASDPLPVVVALKAAGYRIVGLELTSASIALGQLRVAPGDRICLVLGNESVGICQALLDATDATVHIPMRGHNSSMNVASACAIATYVITQKLG, encoded by the coding sequence ATGTCGAATACCCAGCTCGACCACCACGCGCACCGCCCCGCGACAGGCAAGCACCCGCTCTGCATGCTGGCGCACAACGTGCGGCGACCAGCGAACGTGGGCAGCCTGTTCCGCCTTGCGGATGCGCTGGGCGTGGAAAAGCTCCTCCTCGCCGGCACGACCTGCACGCCGCCGCATCCCAAGCTGCACACCGCCGCCCGCCACACCGAGCAGCACGTGCCCTGGGAGTACGCCAGCGATCCCCTGCCCGTGGTGGTCGCGCTGAAGGCTGCCGGCTACCGCATCGTCGGCCTCGAACTCACCTCCGCCAGCATCGCATTGGGGCAACTGCGGGTTGCCCCGGGCGACCGGATCTGCCTGGTGCTCGGCAACGAGAGCGTCGGCATCTGCCAGGCCCTGCTCGACGCCACGGACGCCACCGTGCACATCCCGATGCGGGGCCACAATTCGTCGATGAACGTCGCCAGCGCCTGCGCCATCGCCACTTACGTGATCACGCAGAAGTTGGGATGA
- a CDS encoding glutaminase family protein: MSKKCTPSVDASTDVDPSRRNVLRLSGIAGLALAGSALLPAEAKAPLGAASVEPAAGGAGHAAQAAASVTPIRPPAVPLAVRQPYLSTWLPATLLPGNAPQFWQGSTTGMVGLARIDGAAWLFMGDGKIVQAIPDGNHGQQATVEDFPRAMRQTALRVTATRSCFTLQGGGVELAVDFLSPVEPGDNRRQSIPMSYVRVSARSMDGASHAVQVYMEITGDWAGDDVAQELVVARGDTQAARTWTLARARSQPLAEQHEFAAWGRVLWSTPARDGVSLQAGERLKLRARFVEHGSLDGSNAAARSTVKALPALALAVDLGPCGAAASSADFVVGQVREQCINYLGRPLRALWTKHFADWKAMLDFFHGDAAAARQRADALDARVSRDARAVGGEHYEGLCVLSLRQAYGGTELVLGPDGTPWAFLKEISSDGNVSTVDVLYPASPVWMYLDPDYLRMLLLPLLDYAGRGGWPKPYAEHDLGSAYPQATGHNDGKEEDMPVEESGDMLIMIAAWLRRAPRAEAQAFAVRHYPLLEKWAQYLERNLPDPGFQNQTDDFAGSIVHSVNLALKGIVALAAMGQVAGLAGHAGDAAHYRERARKDIAYWAAHAQDPQAPHLDLTYHDAGGQGTWGTLYNGFADSLLGTGLIPAEVRAMQAAWYLRQCNAFGLPLQVPHSYAKSDWALFTAAWLADQPVAQELIDRVYAYADGTPDRVPFCDLYSTVTGRRVAFQARPVQGGIFAPLAVRSMQQPAR, from the coding sequence ATGTCGAAAAAATGCACGCCTTCCGTCGATGCTTCCACGGACGTCGATCCCTCGCGCCGCAACGTCCTGCGGCTCTCTGGCATCGCCGGCCTGGCACTCGCCGGTTCGGCGTTGCTGCCAGCCGAAGCGAAGGCCCCACTGGGGGCGGCATCCGTCGAACCGGCGGCGGGCGGGGCCGGTCATGCTGCGCAGGCCGCTGCCTCGGTAACGCCGATCCGTCCGCCTGCCGTGCCCCTGGCGGTGCGTCAGCCCTACCTGAGCACCTGGCTGCCGGCAACGCTGTTGCCCGGCAATGCGCCGCAGTTCTGGCAGGGCAGCACCACGGGGATGGTGGGCTTGGCCCGCATCGACGGCGCGGCCTGGCTGTTCATGGGCGACGGCAAGATCGTCCAGGCCATTCCCGATGGCAACCACGGGCAGCAGGCGACGGTCGAGGACTTCCCGCGCGCCATGCGGCAGACCGCGTTGCGCGTCACGGCGACACGGTCGTGCTTCACCCTGCAAGGTGGTGGCGTCGAGCTGGCGGTGGATTTCCTTTCACCGGTGGAGCCGGGCGACAACCGCCGCCAGTCGATTCCGATGAGCTACGTGCGCGTGTCGGCGCGCAGCATGGATGGCGCATCCCATGCCGTGCAGGTCTACATGGAGATCACTGGCGACTGGGCCGGCGACGATGTCGCGCAGGAGCTGGTGGTCGCGCGCGGCGATACGCAAGCCGCCCGGACCTGGACCCTCGCGCGCGCCAGGTCGCAACCGCTGGCGGAGCAGCACGAGTTCGCGGCCTGGGGCCGGGTGCTGTGGTCGACGCCGGCGCGCGACGGCGTCAGCCTGCAGGCGGGCGAGCGGCTGAAGCTGCGGGCGCGCTTCGTCGAACACGGTTCGCTTGACGGCAGCAACGCGGCGGCGCGCAGCACGGTCAAGGCGTTGCCGGCGTTGGCGCTGGCGGTCGACCTTGGCCCTTGTGGTGCTGCTGCGAGTTCTGCGGATTTCGTGGTCGGCCAGGTGCGCGAGCAATGCATCAACTACCTGGGCCGGCCGTTGCGCGCGCTGTGGACGAAGCATTTCGCCGACTGGAAGGCGATGCTGGATTTCTTCCATGGCGACGCCGCTGCGGCGCGCCAGCGGGCCGATGCGCTCGATGCGCGCGTCAGCCGCGATGCGCGTGCCGTCGGCGGGGAACATTACGAGGGCTTGTGCGTGCTGTCGTTGCGGCAGGCCTACGGTGGTACCGAACTGGTGCTGGGACCGGACGGTACGCCGTGGGCGTTCCTGAAGGAGATTTCCAGCGACGGCAACGTGTCCACCGTGGACGTGCTTTACCCGGCCTCGCCGGTGTGGATGTACCTCGATCCCGATTACCTGCGCATGCTGTTGTTGCCCCTGCTCGACTACGCCGGGCGCGGCGGATGGCCCAAGCCCTACGCCGAGCACGACCTCGGTTCCGCCTATCCGCAGGCGACCGGCCACAACGACGGCAAGGAAGAGGACATGCCGGTGGAGGAGAGCGGCGACATGCTGATCATGATCGCCGCCTGGCTGCGCCGCGCGCCGCGTGCCGAGGCGCAGGCCTTCGCCGTGCGCCATTACCCGCTGCTGGAAAAGTGGGCGCAATACCTGGAGCGGAACCTGCCCGATCCGGGCTTCCAGAACCAGACCGACGACTTCGCCGGCTCGATCGTGCACAGCGTCAACCTGGCCTTGAAAGGCATCGTGGCGCTGGCCGCGATGGGGCAGGTGGCCGGGCTTGCCGGCCATGCCGGCGACGCCGCGCACTACCGCGAACGAGCGCGCAAGGACATCGCGTACTGGGCCGCGCATGCGCAGGATCCGCAGGCACCGCACCTGGACCTTACCTATCACGACGCCGGCGGGCAGGGTACGTGGGGAACGCTCTACAACGGCTTTGCGGACAGCTTGCTGGGCACCGGGCTGATCCCTGCGGAAGTCCGCGCCATGCAGGCGGCCTGGTACCTGCGGCAGTGCAATGCCTTCGGGCTTCCGCTGCAGGTGCCGCACAGCTACGCCAAGTCCGACTGGGCGCTGTTCACGGCGGCCTGGCTGGCCGATCAGCCGGTGGCGCAGGAGCTGATCGATCGCGTCTACGCCTATGCCGACGGCACGCCCGACCGGGTGCCGTTCTGCGATCTCTACAGCACCGTCACCGGGCGCCGCGTCGCGTTCCAGGCCCGCCCGGTGCAGGGCGGCATCTTCGCGCCCCTCGCCGTGCGGAGCATGCAGCAGCCTGCCCGTTAG
- the pyrF gene encoding orotidine-5'-phosphate decarboxylase has translation MRFHDTLRQRWHEHGTLVCVGLDPEPAKFPAHLRDLPDAVFAFCAAIVDATADLACAFKPQIAHFAALRAEEALERLIAHIHEKHPGVPVILDAKRGDIGSTAQHYASEAFERYRADAVTLNPYLGRDSAQPFLDRADKGVILLCRTSNPGGADFQALDCGGVPLYLRVAETIARDWNAHGNCALVTGATWPEELGQVRDVVGDMPLLVPGIGAQGGDVAAVLQHGLTADGTGLMISSSRAILYAGSGEDFARAARAAAMELRDSINHYRS, from the coding sequence ATGCGCTTCCACGACACCCTGCGACAGCGCTGGCACGAGCACGGCACGCTGGTCTGCGTGGGCCTCGATCCGGAACCGGCGAAGTTTCCCGCGCACCTGCGCGACCTGCCCGACGCGGTGTTCGCGTTCTGCGCCGCCATCGTCGACGCCACCGCCGACCTCGCCTGCGCGTTCAAGCCGCAGATCGCGCACTTCGCGGCGCTGCGCGCGGAAGAGGCGCTGGAGCGGCTGATCGCGCACATCCACGAAAAACATCCCGGCGTGCCGGTGATCCTCGACGCCAAGCGCGGCGACATCGGCAGCACCGCGCAGCACTACGCCAGCGAGGCCTTCGAGCGTTATCGCGCCGATGCAGTGACGCTGAACCCCTACCTCGGCCGCGACTCGGCGCAACCCTTCCTCGATCGCGCCGACAAGGGCGTGATCCTGCTCTGCCGTACCTCCAACCCCGGCGGCGCGGACTTCCAGGCGCTGGACTGCGGCGGCGTGCCGCTCTACCTGCGCGTGGCCGAGACCATCGCGCGCGACTGGAACGCCCACGGCAACTGCGCCCTGGTCACCGGCGCCACCTGGCCGGAGGAACTGGGCCAGGTGCGCGACGTGGTGGGCGACATGCCCCTGCTGGTGCCCGGCATCGGCGCCCAGGGCGGCGACGTGGCCGCCGTGCTGCAGCACGGCCTGACCGCGGACGGCACGGGTCTGATGATCAGCTCGTCGCGCGCCATCCTCTACGCCGGCAGCGGCGAGGATTTCGCGCGGGCCGCGCGGGCCGCGGCGATGGAACTGCGCGACAGCATCAACCACTATCGTTCCTGA
- a CDS encoding VOC family protein, which yields MRSNRSIPNATIIPVLGYADVPAAADWLCRAFGFRPRLRIGDHRIQLAYGDGAVVVSDAGPENGEHLPRQSVMVRVDDADAHHAQAVAARARIVSEPTSWPYGERQYSAMDPGGHLWTFTQTVADADPASWGGELVEP from the coding sequence ATGCGCAGCAATCGATCCATCCCGAACGCCACCATCATCCCCGTGCTCGGCTACGCCGACGTGCCCGCGGCGGCCGACTGGCTGTGCCGGGCGTTCGGGTTCCGCCCACGGCTGCGCATCGGCGACCACCGCATCCAGCTCGCCTATGGCGATGGCGCGGTGGTCGTGAGCGATGCCGGCCCGGAAAACGGCGAACATTTGCCGCGTCAGTCCGTGATGGTGCGGGTGGACGATGCCGACGCGCACCATGCGCAAGCCGTTGCCGCGAGAGCACGCATCGTCAGCGAGCCGACCAGTTGGCCCTACGGCGAGCGCCAGTATTCGGCGATGGACCCCGGCGGCCACCTGTGGACGTTCACGCAGACCGTCGCCGACGCCGATCCCGCCAGTTGGGGCGGCGAGCTGGTCGAACCCTGA